In Chroicocephalus ridibundus chromosome 12, bChrRid1.1, whole genome shotgun sequence, a single genomic region encodes these proteins:
- the SNTA1 gene encoding alpha-1-syntrophin, which yields MAAGRRAPRTGLLELRGPGGQWFRVLLSLTEDVLGVTPADGPGPGPGEAPAAQLNGGEPGSAVPEALANIRRTVRVVKQDVGGLGISIKGGRENKMPILISKIFKGLAADQTEALYVGDAILSVNGTDLSEATHDEAVQALKKTGKEVVLEVKYMKEISPYFKNSSAGATVSWDPSPAALQKRSSPLLPPRDLREGRTVPLKMCYVSRKCLPADPEHRYLEVCSADGRVALFLRAKDEATAQSWLSAIQANAGALLPRVKEELRAQLAGAGAMAGRDIKHVGWLTEQLPSAGTRNLLAVLTEKELLLYGSLPQSRDAMGKPAHSYPLIATRLVHSGPAKGSALYEAELSFALRSGTRLGVQTHLFSLENPRDLALWTRLLVDGTHGAAELVQEVSTACTWKGQDCTLSIHIDKGFAISTTEPGLSKTILLQQPFEKLQMSSDDGTKMLYLDFGGPEGEIQLDLHSCPKTIVFIIHSFLSAKVTRLGLLA from the exons ATGGCGGCGGGCAGGCGCGCCCCGCGCACCGGGCTGCTGGAgctgcgcggccccggcgggcagTGGTTCCGCGTCCTCCTCAGCCTGACCGAGGACGTGCTGGGGGTGACCCCGGccgacggccccggccccggccccggcgaggCCCCGGCGGCGCAGCTGAACGGCGGCGAGCCGGGCTCCGCCGTGCCCGAGGCGCTCGCCAACATCAGGCGCACGGTGCGCGTCGTCAAGCAGGACGTGGGGGGGCTCGGCATCAGCATCAAAG GTGGCCGAGAGAATAAAATGCCCATCTTGATCTCCAAGATCTTTAAGGGGCTGGCAGCGGATCAGACCGAGGCGCTGTACGTGGGGGACGCCATCCTCTCCGTCAACGGGACCGACCTGTCCGAGGCCACGCACGACGAGGCAGTGCAGGCGCTGAAGAAGACGGGCAAGGAGGTGGTCTTGGAAG TGAAGTACATGAAGGAGATCTCCCCCTACTTCAAGAACTCCTCCGCGGGGGCCACAGTCAGCTGGGACCCCTCTCCTGCCGCCCTGCAGAAGCGGTcgtcccccctcctgccccctcgggacctccgggagggcaggaccGTGCCTCTGAAGATGTGCTACGTGTCCCGCAAGTGCCTCCCCGCCGACCCGGAGCACAG GTACCTGGAGGTGTGCTCGGCGGACGGGCGCGTTGCCCTCTTCCTGCGGGCGAAGGACGAGGCCACGGCGCAGTCGTGGCTCAGCGCCATCCAGGCTAACGCGGGCGCGCTGCTGCCGCGGGTGAAGGAGGAGCTGCGAGCCCAGCTGGCGGGTGCCGGTGCGATGGCCGGACGGGACATCAAGCACGTGGGCTGGCTGACCGAGCAG CTGCCCAGCGCTGGCACCAGGAACCTGCTGGCCGTCCTCACCgagaaggagctgctgctgtacGGCAGCCTGCCGCAGAGCCGCGACGCCATGGGCAAGCCCGCGCACAGCTACCCCCTCATCGCCACCAG GCTGGTGCACTCGGGGCCGGCCAAGGGCTCGGCGCTGTACGAGGCGGAGCTGTCGTTCGCGCTGCGCAGCGGCACCCGGCTGGGGGTGCAGACCcacctcttcagcctggagaacccCCGCGACCTGGCGCTATGGACCCGCCTGCTGGTGGATGGCACCCACGGGGCCGCCGAGCTGGTCCAGGAGGTCTCGACAG cctgcacgTGGAAGGGGCAGGATTGCACCCTGTCCATCCACATCGACAAGGGCTTCGCCATCTCCACCACCGAGCCTGGGCTCAGCAAGACCatcctgctccagcagccctTCGAGAAGCTGCAGATGTCCTCTGACGACGGCACCAAGATgctctacctggactttggtggCCCGGAGGGAGAGATA CAATTGGACCTTCACTCCTGCCCCAAAACCATCGTCTTCATCATCCACTCCTTCCTCTCGGCCAAGGTGACccggctggggctgctggcatgA